A single window of Candidatus Eremiobacterota bacterium DNA harbors:
- a CDS encoding heavy metal-binding domain-containing protein: MAIVTGLSGNEMYCLASKGLTVGDLVIGNSVFSLGFIGGIASGFKTLLGGEVTQVTSIVREGRQKALERMVAEAERHGGTGISGVTNELIQHIGNVEFLSVGSCLHREGQRDEKLSFSSSADGQELYCQMDAGFRPIKFVFGNVAYSIGIGGGILGSLRSLARGEIIEFSEIFNKTRHLALQRIAGEAREAGANTVVGIKTSIIPFQGMQEMVMIGTASMHEGLPPQYAKSPITSDLTNEEMWNIIRIGYMPIQLVLGVSVYSLGFVGSITSAFKALMRGEINELTTLVYDARENAISKIKKDAEACGADDVLGVKVYVYEFGNGIIEFMAIGTAVKRMEGLKTQSDQLPPQAVMKDKDTFINVAEFTLGTNLNRL, translated from the coding sequence ATGGCAATTGTGACGGGGTTATCGGGAAACGAGATGTACTGTCTCGCAAGCAAGGGGCTCACGGTGGGGGATCTGGTCATCGGGAACAGCGTGTTCTCACTGGGCTTCATCGGTGGAATCGCATCAGGCTTCAAAACCCTCTTGGGGGGAGAGGTGACGCAGGTCACCAGTATAGTCCGTGAAGGCCGGCAGAAGGCACTTGAGCGCATGGTGGCCGAGGCCGAGAGGCATGGGGGAACGGGGATATCGGGCGTCACCAACGAGCTGATTCAGCATATCGGCAACGTGGAGTTTCTCTCCGTGGGCTCCTGCCTTCACCGCGAGGGCCAGCGCGATGAGAAGCTCAGCTTCTCATCGTCAGCCGACGGGCAGGAGCTTTACTGCCAGATGGACGCAGGATTCCGGCCCATAAAGTTTGTCTTCGGCAACGTTGCCTACTCCATAGGCATCGGAGGCGGCATTCTCGGATCGCTCCGGAGCCTCGCCCGCGGAGAGATCATAGAGTTCTCAGAGATATTCAACAAGACCCGCCACCTTGCCCTCCAGCGCATTGCCGGCGAGGCCCGTGAAGCAGGCGCCAATACCGTCGTGGGTATCAAGACATCAATCATTCCCTTCCAGGGCATGCAGGAGATGGTGATGATCGGCACGGCGTCGATGCATGAAGGCCTTCCGCCCCAGTATGCCAAGAGCCCCATCACGAGCGACCTCACCAACGAGGAAATGTGGAACATCATCCGCATAGGCTACATGCCTATCCAGCTCGTGCTGGGAGTATCAGTGTACTCGCTGGGATTCGTGGGGAGCATCACCTCGGCCTTCAAAGCCCTGATGCGCGGTGAGATCAACGAGCTCACGACGCTCGTATACGACGCCCGCGAGAATGCCATCAGCAAGATCAAGAAGGACGCCGAGGCCTGCGGAGCCGATGACGTGCTGGGTGTCAAGGTCTACGTGTATGAGTTCGGGAACGGGATCATAGAGTTCATGGCAATAGGCACGGCCGTGAAAAGGATGGAGGGCCTCAAGACCCAGTCTGATCAGCTCCCGCCCCAGGCCGTGATGAAGGATAAGGACACCTTCATCAACGTGGCGGAGTTCACCCTGGGCACAAACCTTAACAGGCTCTGA